TCGAGGACTTCACGCGGCCGGACCGGATCGTGATCGGCTGCGACGACGACGTGCCCGGCGAGCGCGCGCGCGAGCTGATGAAGAAACTCTATGCGCCGTTCAACCGCAATCATGAGCGCACGCTGTACATGGACGTGCGCTCGGCCGAGTTCACGAAGTACGCGGCGAACGCGATGCTCGCGACGCGCATCTCGTTCATGAACGAGCTCGCGAATCTCGCGGACCGCTTCGGCGCCGACATCGAAGCGGTACGGCGCGGGATCGGCTCCGATCCGCGGATCGGCTATCACTTCCTGTATGCGGGCTGCGGCTATGGCGGCTCGTGCTTTCCGAAGGATGTCGAAGCGTTGATTCGCACGGCGGCCGAGCACGGACAGGCGCTGCGCGTGCTGCAGGCGGTGTCGTCCGTCAACGACGAACAGAAGCGCGTGCTCGCGCGGAAGATCGTCGCGCGCTTCGGCGAGGATCTGACCGGGCGCCGTTTCGGCGTCTGGGGTCTCGCGTTCAAGCCGAACACCGACGACATGCGCGAAGCGCCGAGCCGCGCGCTGATCGCCGAATTGCTGTCGCGCGGCGCGCACGTCACCGCGTACGACCCGGTCGCGCAGGCGGAGGCGCAGCGCGTGCTCGCGCTCGACCTGGGCGATCGCCCGGATGCGCTCGCGCGGCTTGCGTTTGCCGACGACGAGGCGCAGGTCGCGCAGGATGCGGACGCGCTCGTGATCGTCACCGAATGGAAGGCGTTCAAGAGCCCGGATTTCGCCGCGCTCGGCAAACGCTGGAAGGCGCCCGTGATTTTCGACGGACGCAACCTGTACGAGCCGATCGCGATGCGCGAACTCGGCATCGAGTATTACCCGATCGGGCGGCCGGGCGCCGCGTCACGCACGGCGGCGAGCGACGAGCGCGCCGCGCGCACGGCGCACGCCAAAGCGTGAGTGACGACGCGAGTTCGACCATGTTCCGCAACATTCTGATCGTATGTCGTGCGAACGTGTGCCGGAGCCCGGCCGCGGAGCTGCTGTTCAAGTCGATGGCGCCGCGCGCCGCGCTCGCGTTCCACTCGGCGGGCATCGACGCGAACGACGGCGACGGCATCGATCCGACGATGTCGCGCTTGCTGGCGGAGCGTGGCGTCGACGCGGCGCCGCACCGTTCGCGGCGCCTGAGCCGAGCGCTCGTGCGTGCGGCGGATCTCGTCCTCGTCACCGAGCGCCAGCAGATCGCCGGCGTCGAGTCGCTCGATCCGTTCGCGCGCGGCAAGGTGCATCTGCTCGGCAAATGGGAAGACGCCGAGATCGCCGATCCCTACGGCGGTCCCGAGGTCGATTATCGACAGAGCTACACATTGATCGAACGTCTGGTTCAAGGATGGTTGCAAAAGATATGTTGAATCGTTCGCTTAAACCCATGGCGCTCGCCGTCGCGTTCGCATCGTTGCTGCAGGCGTGCTCGATGGCGCCCGGCAACTATATGGATACGTCGCGCCTCGACGACAAGGATGCGCAACCGACCGAGCACTACAACGTGCAGCTCATCACCGCGCAGCTGGTC
This genomic stretch from Burkholderia oklahomensis C6786 harbors:
- a CDS encoding low molecular weight protein-tyrosine-phosphatase, with protein sequence MFRNILIVCRANVCRSPAAELLFKSMAPRAALAFHSAGIDANDGDGIDPTMSRLLAERGVDAAPHRSRRLSRALVRAADLVLVTERQQIAGVESLDPFARGKVHLLGKWEDAEIADPYGGPEVDYRQSYTLIERLVQGWLQKIC
- a CDS encoding UDP-glucose dehydrogenase family protein; the encoded protein is MNLTIIGSGYVGLVTGACLADIGHDVFCLDVDRKKIDILNGGGVPIHEPGLAEIIARNRAAGRLQFSTDVEAAVAHGVVQFIAVGTPPDEDGSADLQYVLAAARNIGRCMRGFKVIVDKSTVPVGTAERVRAAVADELKARGDDSMFSVVSNPEFLKEGAAVEDFTRPDRIVIGCDDDVPGERARELMKKLYAPFNRNHERTLYMDVRSAEFTKYAANAMLATRISFMNELANLADRFGADIEAVRRGIGSDPRIGYHFLYAGCGYGGSCFPKDVEALIRTAAEHGQALRVLQAVSSVNDEQKRVLARKIVARFGEDLTGRRFGVWGLAFKPNTDDMREAPSRALIAELLSRGAHVTAYDPVAQAEAQRVLALDLGDRPDALARLAFADDEAQVAQDADALVIVTEWKAFKSPDFAALGKRWKAPVIFDGRNLYEPIAMRELGIEYYPIGRPGAASRTAASDERAARTAHAKA